The stretch of DNA CGACGTTCTCCCGGACGAAAACCCGCCTCGAGGAGCTGGGGCTGATCGACACCGAGAAGGTCCCGATCGACGTGGGGCGCCCCCGACTGCGGCTGAAGCTGGGCGACGAGCGGCTCCACGACGCCGACGCCGCGGAGATCGCGAGCGTCGCGCAGTCGATGATCGCCAGCTAAGCCGGCACCCGTTCCTTTTTGCGAGCGGCGCCCCCTCCCCGGGACATGGATATCGGAATCGTCGGGAGCGGCCCCGCCGTCGACGCGATCGAGGCGGCGATGGACGATCTCGACGCGCGGGTGATCGAGGCCGGCAGCGACGAGTTCGCCGACGTGGGGCTCTGTTTCGTCGTCGGCGCCGCCGGCGCGGACGCGTTCGGCACCGCCGCCGACAGTGACGCGCTGGACCGGTGGGTCGCCGTCGAGATCGGCGGCGTCGGCGGCCACGCCGTCGACGCGGTCGACGCCGCCGTCTCGGCGTTCACGCCCGCCTCGGGCTGCTACCGCTGTCTGGAGCGCCGCGTCGCCGCGACAGCCGAGGGAGACGATCGGTCCGCGCCCACCAGCGCCGTGCGCTACGCGGGCGCGGTCGCCGGCCGTCGGGCGACGAGGCTGCTGACCGGCGAGGATCTGGGCGGCACGGTCGTCGAGGTCGGCGAGGCCGACGTGCAACGCCGGTTCCAGCCGGTCCCGTACTGTCGCTGCGCCGGCGGGCGGGACCGCACGCTCTCGCTGTCCTTCCGGGAGACCGACCTCGACGACGCCGTCGGTCGGGCCGAGATCGCCGTCGACGACCGCGTCGGCCTCGTCGAGCAGGTGGGCGAACAGGCGTCGTTCCCCCTCCCATACTACCTCGCGTCGATCGCGGGAACGGAGGGGTTCTCCGACGCGAGCGCCGCGCCCTTCGCCGCCGGTGCGGCTGCGGACTGGAACGAGGCGTACATGAAGGCGCTGGGCGAGGGACTGGAGCGCTACGCGGCCGGCGTCTACCGCAACGCGGAGTTCCGGCACGCGCCAGCAACAACGCTCGACGACGCCGTGTTCCCGACGCGCTTCGTCACGAGCGACGGCTACGACCCGGACCCCGACGCCGAGCGCCCGTGGCTGCCGGGGTTGGATCTCGTCGAGGAGTCGGGCGTCTGGCTCCCCGCCGAGATCGTCCAGTACCCCCCGCCCGAGCGGCGGATCAAGCCGCCAATCACCACCGGGCTCGGCCTCGGGAGCTCGACCGTCGAGGCGGTGATCTCGGGGCTCTCGGAGGTGATCGAACGCGACGCGACGATGCTCGCGTGGTACTCCGACTACGAGCCGCTGGGGCTGGCCGTCGACGACGAGCGCGTCCGCGAACTCGAGAAGCGTGCTCGTGCCGAGGCGCTCTCGGTCTCGGTCACGCTGCTCACGCAGGACGTCGACGTGCCGGTCGTCGCCGCGACAGTCCACCGCGACGGGGAGTGGCCGCGGTTCGCCGCCGGCTCCGGGGCGGCACTCGATCCCGTCGACGCCGCGACCGGCGCGCTCGCGGAGGCGCTCCAGAACTGGATCGAACTC from Halolamina sediminis encodes:
- a CDS encoding YcaO-like family protein — encoded protein: MDIGIVGSGPAVDAIEAAMDDLDARVIEAGSDEFADVGLCFVVGAAGADAFGTAADSDALDRWVAVEIGGVGGHAVDAVDAAVSAFTPASGCYRCLERRVAATAEGDDRSAPTSAVRYAGAVAGRRATRLLTGEDLGGTVVEVGEADVQRRFQPVPYCRCAGGRDRTLSLSFRETDLDDAVGRAEIAVDDRVGLVEQVGEQASFPLPYYLASIAGTEGFSDASAAPFAAGAAADWNEAYMKALGEGLERYAAGVYRNAEFRHAPATTLDDAVFPTRFVTSDGYDPDPDAERPWLPGLDLVEESGVWLPAEIVQYPPPERRIKPPITTGLGLGSSTVEAVISGLSEVIERDATMLAWYSDYEPLGLAVDDERVRELEKRARAEALSVSVTLLTQDVDVPVVAATVHRDGEWPRFAAGSGAALDPVDAATGALAEALQNWIELRDMGPEQAGEEGGAIGEYADFPDRARELTHPETTVPADSVADEAAELSGEAALDALVERVDDAGLTPYAARTTTRDVAALGFEGVRVVIPEAQPLFTGEPFFGDRLGRVAASMGYEARPERAYHPFP